One stretch of Sinomonas terrae DNA includes these proteins:
- a CDS encoding carbohydrate ABC transporter permease, which produces MPASTVTVRSHRPAPRRLNWRRAIAWTLLALAIAVSVLPFYWVLRTALSSNHALAANSANLLPADFSLGAFERVFGLQSPAQAVAEGGSGASINFWQYLANSLVFTGTTTICAVFFSSMAAYAFARLRWKGRNAVFSLFLGTMLVPPIFTALPNFLLVKNLGLLNTMLGLVLPYLFMTPFAIFFMRQFFLNMSREVEEAAMLDGARHWRIFFQIVLPNAAAPIATLALLTFMGQWNEYFWPLLVGSDESTRVLTVGLGVFKSQSPQGAPDWSGLMAATLVSALPVLILFAAFGKRIVNSIGFNGTK; this is translated from the coding sequence ATGCCTGCCAGCACCGTCACTGTCCGCAGCCACCGCCCCGCCCCGCGCCGCTTGAACTGGCGTCGAGCAATAGCGTGGACGCTCCTCGCGCTCGCGATCGCCGTCAGCGTCCTGCCGTTCTACTGGGTGCTCCGAACCGCGCTCTCGTCGAACCACGCCCTCGCCGCAAACTCCGCGAACCTGCTCCCGGCGGATTTCAGCCTCGGCGCGTTCGAGCGCGTCTTCGGGCTCCAGTCACCCGCGCAGGCTGTTGCTGAGGGCGGCTCCGGAGCGTCCATCAACTTCTGGCAGTACCTTGCGAACTCCCTCGTGTTCACCGGGACCACCACAATCTGCGCCGTGTTCTTCAGCTCAATGGCTGCCTACGCCTTCGCGAGGCTCCGCTGGAAAGGCCGCAACGCCGTCTTCTCGCTGTTCCTCGGGACCATGCTCGTCCCGCCGATCTTCACGGCCCTGCCGAACTTCCTCCTCGTGAAGAACCTCGGCCTCCTCAACACGATGCTCGGCCTCGTGCTGCCGTACCTCTTCATGACGCCGTTCGCCATCTTCTTCATGCGCCAGTTCTTCCTCAACATGTCCCGTGAGGTGGAAGAAGCAGCGATGCTCGACGGCGCGCGGCACTGGCGGATCTTCTTCCAGATCGTCCTCCCGAACGCCGCGGCACCGATCGCCACGCTCGCCCTCCTGACGTTCATGGGCCAGTGGAACGAGTACTTCTGGCCACTACTCGTGGGGTCGGATGAGAGCACTCGGGTGCTCACCGTGGGCCTCGGCGTCTTCAAGTCCCAATCGCCGCAGGGCGCCCCCGACTGGTCCGGCCTCATGGCGGCCACCCTCGTCTCAGCCCTGCCGGTCTTGATCCTGTTCGCCGCGTTCGGCAAGCGGATCGTCAACTCCATCGGCTTCAACGGCACCAAGTAA
- a CDS encoding ABC transporter substrate-binding protein: MKKTLGAIAVAAAATLALSACGSGQGSGDSAKGEVSYWMWDANQLPAYQQCADDFHKANPDITVKITQTGWDDYWGKLTNGMASGTAPDTFADHLSKYPEFVTNGQLLALDDAVKADNVDLGQYNSGLADLWVGPDGKRYGLPKDWDTIGLFYNKDMLAKAGISEDQMKNLTWNPQDGGSYEKVIAHLTIDKNGKRGDEPGFDKNNVAVYGLGLESSGSGMGQTQWSFLTGTTGWTHTDKNPWGTKYNYDDPTFQQTIAWWASLADKGYMPKLETTVGASMADNFGAGKAAINSSGSWMIGQYTGYKGVNVGIAPTPVGTDGKRSSMFNGLADSVWAGTKKKDAAVKWVEYTGSKACQDVVASKAVVFPAISSSTDKAAEAFKAKGVDVSAFTQQVKDKTTFLFPITDNASKIDGIMKPAMDAVVSGKAPASSLTDANKQVNALFQQ; the protein is encoded by the coding sequence ATGAAGAAGACACTCGGCGCCATCGCCGTCGCCGCTGCGGCGACCCTTGCACTCTCCGCCTGCGGAAGCGGTCAAGGAAGCGGCGACTCCGCGAAGGGCGAAGTCAGCTACTGGATGTGGGACGCCAACCAGCTTCCGGCGTATCAGCAGTGCGCCGATGACTTCCATAAGGCAAACCCGGACATCACGGTCAAGATCACGCAGACCGGCTGGGACGACTACTGGGGCAAGCTCACCAACGGCATGGCTTCGGGCACCGCCCCGGACACGTTCGCCGACCACCTCTCGAAGTACCCGGAATTCGTGACGAACGGCCAGCTCCTCGCCCTCGACGACGCGGTCAAGGCAGACAATGTGGACCTCGGTCAGTACAACTCCGGTCTCGCGGACCTCTGGGTCGGCCCCGACGGCAAGCGGTACGGCCTCCCGAAGGACTGGGACACGATCGGCCTCTTCTACAACAAGGACATGCTCGCCAAGGCCGGCATCTCCGAGGACCAGATGAAGAACCTCACGTGGAACCCGCAGGACGGCGGTTCGTACGAGAAGGTCATCGCCCACTTGACCATTGACAAGAACGGTAAGCGCGGCGACGAGCCCGGCTTCGACAAGAACAACGTTGCCGTCTACGGCTTGGGCCTCGAGAGCTCCGGCTCCGGAATGGGCCAGACGCAGTGGAGCTTCCTCACGGGCACGACCGGCTGGACCCACACCGACAAGAACCCGTGGGGCACCAAGTACAACTACGACGACCCGACGTTCCAGCAGACGATCGCCTGGTGGGCGAGCCTCGCCGACAAGGGCTACATGCCCAAGCTCGAGACGACCGTGGGCGCCTCGATGGCGGACAACTTCGGCGCCGGGAAGGCCGCGATCAACTCGAGCGGCTCGTGGATGATCGGCCAGTACACCGGCTACAAGGGCGTCAACGTGGGCATTGCCCCGACGCCCGTCGGAACTGACGGCAAGCGCTCCTCGATGTTCAACGGCCTCGCCGACTCCGTCTGGGCCGGCACCAAGAAGAAGGACGCCGCCGTCAAGTGGGTCGAGTACACCGGTTCCAAGGCCTGCCAGGACGTCGTTGCCTCCAAGGCAGTCGTCTTCCCGGCCATCTCAAGCTCGACCGACAAGGCCGCTGAAGCCTTCAAGGCCAAGGGCGTCGACGTCTCCGCCTTCACTCAGCAGGTGAAGGACAAGACCACCTTCCTCTTCCCGATCACGGACAACGCATCGAAGATCGACGGCATCATGAAGCCCGCGATGGACGCCGTCGTCTCCGGCAAGGCCCCCGCAAGCTCGCTCACCGACGCGAACAAGCAGGTCAACGCCCTCTTCCAGCAGTAG
- a CDS encoding ABC transporter ATP-binding protein/permease: protein MNDGTPFTSAIELNGVSKVFDGNAVLRNVDFELAAGEFVAIIGPSGSGKSTLLNIMGLLALPSEGTVKVFGEAVDRLPSSLLDSLRSQQIGFAFQASHLDETRSVLRNTALPLQIARADPKGSVDAALESLTWVGMGDKWDEPACNLSGGEKQRVALARAVVHQPRILLADEPTGNLDSSNTAQVVRLLQQFAARGVAVVIVTHDPRVADLADRVIRVEDGALVDERPSRLSMGRRNHTQVPLKRELAPARWMARAAGDIAEAINSLTSPLGKSAVIAMAFALGVSGLVLARGLSESAARMVDSSIVNSSSSVLYGRPEVSDRGLWDASRAESVAHIVGAVKELPGVSAVGVQGAIPSEATRISKLGSKGQELFTGQVHVGSSSLLNARDAALTTNSRPDLLDNPSVSSAFVGVEAAKGLGLSLELDQELLLNGRPIAIAGFVVSAADDSLPSSILLSRSSILTAIVPTFIIKVEPGYSLPLSTSIPLAVDPANPSSFRIDAVGNVDGLRATVADRLSSFISMISSLVLGLACLSGGLTIYLSILSRLPGIALKRAMGASRAGIVRAFLLEGSIVGLAGGLAGLAMGPCLLILICSAQGWVPSLDVLTLLIGLSSGIAAGLLSAAVPAYLASRADPAELIRA, encoded by the coding sequence TTGAATGATGGGACTCCGTTCACCTCCGCCATCGAATTGAACGGCGTATCGAAGGTGTTCGATGGAAATGCTGTCCTCAGGAACGTCGATTTTGAGTTGGCGGCGGGCGAGTTTGTGGCCATCATCGGCCCATCCGGATCGGGAAAATCAACGCTCCTCAATATCATGGGCCTTCTGGCGCTGCCGTCAGAGGGTACGGTCAAGGTGTTCGGCGAGGCGGTGGACCGACTTCCGTCCAGCTTGCTGGACAGTCTCCGAAGCCAACAGATCGGCTTCGCGTTCCAAGCTTCGCATCTGGACGAAACCAGATCGGTTCTGCGGAACACCGCCCTTCCGCTTCAGATCGCGCGTGCGGATCCGAAAGGGAGTGTTGACGCGGCCTTGGAGTCTCTGACTTGGGTCGGGATGGGTGACAAATGGGATGAACCCGCCTGCAACCTGTCAGGCGGCGAGAAGCAACGTGTGGCATTGGCTCGTGCTGTCGTGCACCAGCCGAGGATCCTGTTGGCGGACGAGCCTACGGGGAACCTCGATTCCAGTAACACTGCGCAGGTCGTGCGCCTCCTCCAGCAGTTCGCGGCCCGCGGCGTCGCGGTTGTGATTGTTACGCACGACCCCCGCGTAGCAGACCTAGCGGATCGCGTGATTCGCGTCGAAGACGGTGCCTTGGTCGACGAAAGACCTTCGAGGCTGTCGATGGGTCGACGAAATCACACGCAGGTTCCGCTGAAGCGCGAACTGGCGCCGGCCAGGTGGATGGCGCGAGCGGCAGGAGACATTGCTGAGGCCATCAATTCTCTTACGTCACCTCTCGGTAAATCGGCAGTAATCGCTATGGCATTTGCGCTCGGGGTCTCAGGATTGGTTCTTGCTAGAGGGCTTTCCGAGAGCGCCGCAAGAATGGTGGATTCCTCCATCGTCAACAGTTCCTCATCGGTCCTGTACGGGCGTCCCGAGGTATCGGACCGAGGATTGTGGGATGCGAGCAGGGCTGAGTCCGTGGCTCATATCGTCGGGGCCGTGAAAGAATTACCCGGTGTATCCGCCGTAGGCGTTCAAGGAGCCATCCCGTCCGAGGCCACGCGGATCTCCAAGCTCGGGTCGAAAGGGCAAGAGCTCTTCACAGGCCAGGTCCATGTCGGATCTTCGAGCCTGCTGAATGCTCGCGATGCAGCGTTGACGACAAATTCCCGTCCTGACCTTCTGGACAACCCTAGCGTGTCATCTGCGTTTGTCGGGGTCGAGGCCGCGAAGGGCCTGGGACTATCCCTTGAGCTAGACCAAGAACTGCTCTTGAATGGTCGCCCTATCGCCATTGCGGGGTTCGTTGTTTCTGCTGCAGACGACTCATTGCCCTCTTCCATCCTGCTTTCGCGTTCAAGCATCCTCACGGCAATTGTTCCAACCTTCATTATCAAAGTGGAGCCGGGGTATAGTCTGCCGCTGTCCACGTCTATTCCCCTCGCTGTTGATCCAGCAAATCCCTCGTCCTTCAGAATTGATGCGGTTGGAAATGTTGATGGACTGCGGGCAACTGTCGCCGACCGGTTATCCAGTTTTATCTCGATGATCTCTTCTCTAGTGCTCGGGCTGGCGTGCTTGAGCGGAGGATTAACGATATATCTGTCAATTCTATCGAGGCTTCCCGGGATCGCCTTGAAAAGAGCAATGGGGGCTTCTCGGGCGGGCATTGTGAGAGCCTTCCTGCTGGAAGGATCAATAGTGGGACTGGCAGGAGGGCTAGCAGGCTTGGCCATGGGACCTTGTCTGCTGATCCTTATCTGCAGCGCGCAAGGCTGGGTTCCGTCTCTGGATGTTCTGACACTGCTGATTGGCCTATCTTCCGGCATAGCCGCAGGACTTCTGTCTGCCGCCGTTCCTGCCTATTTGGCCTCGCGGGCAGATCCCGCTGAGCTCATTCGAGCTTGA
- a CDS encoding carbohydrate ABC transporter permease, translating to MGKAQPGRRRSRSDLGIALVFVAPALIGFVLFYLVPTVRGIYLSFTKYSTLSLADPKWVGTANYEAIAKDPLFWNALGVTLEYVVINIVLQTALALGLALLMHRVAKSTIIRGALLLPYLMANVIAALLWFWMLDYQIGIVNQIIEWIGLPRVAFFGSEEWAIPTQALINTWRHMGYTALLIFAGLQAIPNQVYEAAHLDGASAGQTFRKITLPLLRPVLVLVLVVTVIGSFQVFDTVAVTTQGGPINASRVIQYYIFQRAFTQHDFGYGSALAVILFLILALVAFIQMKFLRGNESDLD from the coding sequence ATCGGGAAAGCGCAGCCCGGCCGGCGGCGCAGCCGGAGCGACCTCGGGATTGCCCTCGTCTTCGTGGCACCGGCCCTCATCGGCTTCGTGCTCTTCTACCTCGTCCCCACCGTCCGCGGCATCTATCTGAGCTTCACGAAGTACAGCACCCTGAGCCTCGCCGATCCGAAGTGGGTGGGTACGGCCAACTATGAGGCGATCGCGAAGGACCCGCTCTTCTGGAACGCCCTTGGCGTCACGCTCGAATACGTCGTCATCAACATCGTGCTCCAGACCGCCCTCGCCCTGGGCCTCGCTCTACTCATGCACCGGGTCGCGAAGTCCACGATCATCCGCGGTGCGCTCCTGCTCCCCTATCTCATGGCCAACGTGATCGCAGCACTCCTGTGGTTCTGGATGCTCGACTACCAGATCGGCATTGTGAACCAGATCATCGAGTGGATAGGTCTCCCCCGCGTCGCCTTCTTCGGGTCCGAGGAGTGGGCCATCCCCACCCAGGCGCTCATCAATACGTGGCGGCACATGGGCTACACCGCGCTTCTGATCTTCGCGGGCCTTCAGGCGATCCCGAACCAGGTGTACGAGGCCGCTCACCTCGATGGGGCGTCCGCGGGCCAAACCTTCCGGAAGATCACGCTGCCGCTCCTGCGCCCCGTACTGGTCCTCGTGCTCGTGGTCACCGTCATCGGCTCGTTCCAGGTCTTCGACACCGTCGCAGTTACCACCCAAGGCGGTCCGATCAACGCGAGCCGCGTGATCCAGTACTACATCTTCCAGCGCGCCTTCACCCAGCACGACTTCGGCTACGGCTCGGCCCTCGCCGTCATTCTCTTCCTCATCCTCGCCCTCGTCGCCTTCATCCAGATGAAGTTCCTGCGGGGCAACGAGTCGGATCTGGACTAA
- a CDS encoding Gfo/Idh/MocA family protein → MTQSTPFSLGLVGAGQFAGQFAKLFAAHPLITSVYVTDVLPERAAGLVRSLGLDGTFPSFEAMLESDLDAVAIFTQRWTHGPLVVQALQAGKHVYSAVPMAVSVGEIGAIIEAVRETGLTYMMGETSYYNPATVYARERRAEGAFGRIFYAEGDYVHDMDLGFYEAYQYSGGADWKRTASYPPMLYPTHSLGGVLGAIGGNAVSVSCIGVRDERGDGVFDREVSMFGNDFSNATALFELAGGGSMRINEFRRVGYPSHLRESRFRYFGTEGSFEQLVETSVWQDKEGVTDVSEQLTTAATLDADDPSLAHVAPALRDAFVSGLAPVHDAGRLPAELRGLPNGHEGSHHFLVDDFARAVATRTLPPVNAWEAARYTVPGIIAHQSALRGGERLLVPDFGDAPGEISPSGDTPSSSVPSEAGVAGRS, encoded by the coding sequence ATGACGCAGAGCACACCTTTCTCCCTCGGCCTTGTCGGCGCCGGCCAGTTCGCCGGCCAGTTCGCGAAGCTCTTCGCGGCCCACCCGCTCATCACATCCGTGTACGTCACCGACGTCCTGCCGGAACGTGCAGCTGGCCTCGTTCGCAGCCTCGGCCTCGACGGCACGTTCCCGAGTTTCGAGGCCATGCTCGAAAGCGATCTGGACGCGGTCGCGATCTTCACCCAACGCTGGACCCACGGTCCGCTCGTCGTCCAAGCCCTCCAGGCGGGCAAGCACGTCTACTCGGCCGTGCCGATGGCGGTATCCGTAGGGGAGATCGGCGCGATCATCGAGGCCGTCCGCGAGACGGGTCTGACCTACATGATGGGTGAGACGAGCTACTACAACCCGGCGACCGTCTACGCCCGTGAACGCCGGGCCGAAGGCGCCTTCGGCCGCATCTTCTACGCCGAGGGCGACTACGTCCACGACATGGACCTCGGGTTCTACGAGGCCTACCAGTACAGCGGCGGTGCCGACTGGAAGCGCACGGCGAGCTACCCGCCCATGCTCTATCCGACGCATTCACTGGGCGGCGTGCTCGGTGCCATCGGGGGCAACGCCGTGAGCGTGAGCTGCATCGGCGTCCGCGACGAGCGCGGCGACGGCGTCTTCGACCGCGAGGTCAGCATGTTCGGCAACGACTTCTCGAACGCGACAGCCCTCTTCGAGCTCGCGGGCGGCGGGTCCATGCGGATCAACGAGTTCCGCCGCGTCGGCTACCCGTCGCACCTCCGCGAGAGCCGTTTCCGCTACTTCGGCACCGAGGGCAGCTTCGAGCAGCTCGTCGAGACGAGCGTGTGGCAGGACAAGGAGGGCGTCACCGACGTGAGCGAGCAGCTCACGACGGCGGCAACGCTCGACGCCGATGATCCTTCCCTCGCGCACGTGGCACCCGCGCTCCGCGACGCCTTCGTATCAGGCCTCGCCCCCGTGCATGACGCCGGGCGCCTCCCCGCCGAGCTCCGAGGCCTCCCGAACGGGCACGAGGGGAGCCACCACTTCCTCGTCGACGACTTCGCCCGCGCCGTGGCGACCCGGACGCTACCGCCCGTCAACGCCTGGGAGGCCGCTCGGTACACGGTCCCCGGAATCATCGCTCACCAGTCCGCGCTGCGCGGCGGTGAACGCCTGCTTGTGCCCGACTTCGGCGACGCACCGGGCGAGATCTCCCCGTCCGGGGACACGCCGTCGTCGTCCGTTCCCTCCGAAGCGGGCGTCGCGGGCCGAAGCTAG
- a CDS encoding helix-turn-helix transcriptional regulator, whose translation MERVSSPVPERYRRLGEFLRLKRERLLPDEVGLPSSGRRRTQGLRREEVASIANVGVSWYTWLEQGRAAGASIEVLDAVAAALRLDADEHRYVLGLARVDGGARVLEPSPADYSRYAGLAETITAPAYVIDPCWRVIATNNPARECFETEIGKSRLEKFFLESDFSTRFLNEDLIGRSLVEQFRAQSARYPEDLIFDRTAQRLRARSALFRKYWDLHVVGESYREDITFRHAKLGLLTFEPLSLTFDDEAQLRLITYLPGRQARMSSAGSAREAK comes from the coding sequence GTGGAGAGAGTGTCTTCGCCCGTACCCGAGCGTTACCGGCGGCTCGGCGAGTTCCTGAGGCTGAAGAGGGAGCGCCTGCTTCCCGATGAAGTAGGTCTCCCATCCTCCGGCAGGCGCCGCACCCAAGGCCTGCGCCGAGAGGAAGTCGCGTCGATCGCCAATGTCGGCGTCTCCTGGTACACATGGCTCGAGCAGGGAAGGGCCGCGGGCGCCTCAATTGAAGTGCTCGACGCCGTTGCCGCGGCGTTAAGGCTCGACGCCGATGAGCACCGCTATGTCCTCGGCCTTGCACGAGTCGACGGCGGGGCGAGGGTTCTCGAGCCCTCCCCCGCCGATTACTCCCGCTACGCGGGTCTCGCGGAGACAATCACTGCTCCTGCCTATGTCATCGACCCATGCTGGCGCGTCATCGCCACCAACAACCCGGCGAGAGAATGCTTCGAGACCGAGATCGGCAAGAGCCGACTTGAGAAGTTCTTCCTCGAAAGTGATTTCTCCACACGCTTTCTGAATGAAGACCTGATCGGGCGATCCCTCGTGGAACAATTCAGAGCGCAGTCAGCGCGGTATCCTGAGGATTTGATTTTCGACAGGACGGCCCAGCGACTCAGAGCACGGTCGGCACTCTTTCGCAAGTACTGGGACCTACACGTAGTCGGAGAGTCATATCGAGAGGACATCACGTTCAGGCATGCAAAACTCGGCCTGCTGACCTTCGAACCCCTTAGCCTTACATTCGACGACGAGGCTCAGTTGCGACTGATCACCTACCTTCCCGGTCGTCAAGCTCGAATGAGCTCAGCGGGATCTGCCCGCGAGGCCAAATAG
- a CDS encoding LacI family DNA-binding transcriptional regulator, producing the protein MVAMPHPAAAAKPTATRKDVARLAGVSTAVVSYVVNGGPKKVSPATEAKVREAIAVLGYRPNAAARALKLGSSEMLGMVVPDATNPFFATLAHAVEVAAAERGYALLIANSGGSLSSERRQVENLVSRRVDGVFLSSVLFEPDLRDLEAADIPAVLLNHSADSPGFDSVGVALLDGARLAVEHLVQHGHRKIGLIMGTNAGGDLDAREVGWRQGIEEAGLHAGPVMRGPFTREGGYQAGRWLLNEADCPTGVFASSDLQAVGLLKACHEAGVRVPEDLAIVSFDGSAEAEYSWPPLTTVAQPVEDMAHAAVEALVGGGGHKRNRIFPGTLIRRASCGC; encoded by the coding sequence ATGGTGGCCATGCCCCATCCCGCCGCCGCCGCGAAGCCGACCGCCACCCGCAAGGATGTCGCGCGGCTCGCGGGGGTGAGCACCGCCGTCGTGAGCTATGTGGTCAATGGAGGCCCGAAGAAGGTCTCCCCGGCTACGGAAGCCAAGGTGCGGGAGGCGATAGCGGTGCTCGGGTACCGGCCGAATGCGGCGGCACGAGCGCTCAAGCTCGGTTCGAGCGAGATGCTCGGAATGGTGGTCCCGGACGCCACCAACCCGTTCTTCGCCACTCTTGCCCACGCCGTTGAAGTGGCCGCTGCCGAGCGCGGCTACGCGCTCCTCATCGCGAACTCGGGTGGCTCGCTCTCCTCTGAGCGGCGGCAGGTCGAGAACCTCGTCTCGCGTCGCGTTGACGGCGTGTTCCTGAGCAGCGTGCTCTTCGAGCCCGACCTCCGCGACCTCGAGGCAGCTGACATCCCCGCCGTCCTGCTGAATCACAGCGCCGACAGTCCAGGTTTCGACTCGGTCGGTGTCGCGCTTCTGGACGGTGCGCGGCTGGCCGTCGAGCATCTCGTGCAGCACGGCCACCGGAAGATCGGCCTCATCATGGGCACGAATGCCGGCGGGGATCTCGACGCTCGCGAGGTCGGGTGGCGCCAGGGTATCGAAGAGGCCGGACTCCACGCGGGGCCGGTGATGCGCGGGCCCTTTACTCGGGAGGGCGGCTATCAGGCCGGCAGGTGGCTCCTCAACGAGGCCGATTGCCCCACGGGCGTGTTCGCTAGCTCGGACCTGCAGGCGGTCGGCCTCCTCAAGGCGTGTCACGAAGCCGGGGTGCGTGTTCCGGAGGATTTGGCGATCGTTTCCTTCGACGGCTCGGCGGAAGCCGAGTACAGCTGGCCTCCGCTCACGACCGTCGCCCAGCCGGTCGAGGACATGGCTCATGCCGCGGTGGAGGCCCTCGTCGGCGGCGGGGGCCACAAACGCAACCGGATCTTCCCGGGAACGCTCATCCGCCGGGCAAGCTGCGGCTGCTGA
- a CDS encoding alpha-galactosidase has protein sequence MDPLHLRSAGISVLLAFDSGEAEMVHWGADLGETLPDLRILRSPVPHSAHDRPVVAGILPQASSGWLGRPALRGHRPDAAGREVAVPGFAFSPALSVTSAETTARGRGARIVQGDAEAGLEVTTELVLHEGGLLEISHELTNCGSGDYQLDELGVVVPVPGDAAELLDLTGRWCRENHPQRQQIVQGTWVRSGRHGRTGHDSSLLVAAGTAGFSNRSGRVWAVHFGWSGDHEQYLDSLADGRRVLGAAELLGSGEIVLRPGESYRTPILYAAYSGSGLDGVTDAFYRWFRARPQHVTASARPGYRSRPVVLNTWEAVYFDHRLEPLLELADAAAELGVERFVLDDGWFRGRRDDHAGLGDWYVDETVWPEGLTPLIEAVTSRGMEFGLWVEPEMVNLDSDVARAHPEWIARPSAASPKDGGRLPLEWRHQHVLDLANTEAWQYIYERLDTLLRENDIAYLKWDQNRDLAEQGHGGRPSVHEQTIAAYRLFDALKSAHPGVEIESCSSGGARVDLGILQRTDRVWASDCNDALERQTIQRWTEAVLPPELVGAHVGPTHSHTTGRVHDISFRAITALFGHFGMEWDIRQATPAERGTLSRAIALYKQHRGLLHSGVRVNADLAEPNLAVHGVVADDGGEGLFSAVALGTLTAETPGRVGIPGLDPERTYRVEVALPTPDDGDWNTTFIQTSPPAWLAEGATASGRFLAEVGLPLPILRPEHALLLHAKAT, from the coding sequence ATGGACCCCCTGCATCTCCGCTCAGCCGGCATCAGCGTGCTGCTCGCCTTCGACTCCGGCGAGGCCGAGATGGTGCACTGGGGTGCCGACCTCGGCGAGACGCTCCCCGACCTCCGTATCCTCCGTAGCCCGGTCCCGCACTCGGCTCACGATCGGCCCGTCGTCGCAGGCATCCTCCCCCAGGCTTCTTCGGGTTGGCTGGGGAGGCCTGCGCTACGCGGGCATCGGCCGGACGCTGCCGGAAGAGAGGTTGCCGTCCCCGGCTTCGCGTTCTCGCCCGCGCTCAGCGTCACTTCGGCGGAGACGACGGCGCGGGGTCGCGGCGCGCGGATCGTCCAAGGGGATGCGGAGGCCGGGCTGGAGGTGACGACCGAGCTCGTACTCCATGAGGGCGGTCTCCTCGAGATCTCGCACGAGCTGACCAACTGCGGGAGTGGCGACTACCAGCTTGACGAGCTCGGCGTCGTCGTCCCCGTCCCCGGCGACGCCGCCGAACTGCTGGACCTGACGGGTCGCTGGTGCCGCGAGAATCACCCCCAGCGGCAGCAGATCGTTCAGGGGACGTGGGTGCGTTCGGGCCGGCACGGCCGCACGGGGCACGACTCGTCGCTCCTCGTCGCGGCCGGCACGGCGGGCTTCTCGAACCGCAGCGGCCGCGTCTGGGCCGTCCACTTCGGCTGGTCGGGAGACCACGAGCAGTACCTCGATTCGCTCGCCGATGGGCGTCGGGTGCTCGGAGCCGCCGAGCTGCTCGGCTCGGGCGAGATCGTCCTTCGGCCGGGCGAAAGCTACCGGACCCCCATCCTCTACGCCGCGTACTCGGGCAGCGGCCTGGACGGGGTCACGGACGCGTTCTATCGCTGGTTCCGGGCACGCCCCCAGCACGTGACCGCGAGCGCGAGGCCCGGATATCGCTCCCGGCCCGTGGTGCTCAACACGTGGGAGGCCGTCTATTTCGACCACCGCCTCGAGCCGCTCCTCGAGCTCGCGGACGCCGCGGCCGAGCTTGGCGTCGAACGCTTCGTGCTCGACGACGGCTGGTTCCGCGGCCGCCGCGACGACCACGCCGGCCTCGGGGACTGGTACGTGGACGAGACCGTGTGGCCCGAGGGCCTCACACCGCTCATCGAGGCCGTGACCTCGCGAGGCATGGAGTTCGGACTGTGGGTTGAGCCGGAGATGGTGAACCTGGACTCCGACGTCGCGCGGGCGCACCCGGAGTGGATCGCCCGGCCCTCTGCGGCCTCCCCCAAGGACGGCGGGCGGCTCCCGCTCGAGTGGCGCCATCAGCACGTCCTCGACCTCGCCAACACTGAGGCGTGGCAGTACATCTACGAGCGCCTCGACACCCTCCTCCGTGAGAACGACATCGCGTACCTCAAGTGGGACCAGAACCGCGACCTCGCCGAGCAGGGCCACGGCGGCAGGCCGTCCGTCCACGAACAGACCATCGCCGCGTACCGGCTCTTCGACGCGCTCAAGTCGGCCCACCCCGGGGTGGAGATCGAGTCATGCTCCTCCGGCGGCGCCCGTGTGGACCTCGGGATCCTGCAGCGCACCGACCGTGTGTGGGCCTCGGACTGCAACGATGCCCTCGAGCGGCAGACCATCCAGCGCTGGACTGAGGCTGTCCTGCCGCCCGAGCTGGTCGGCGCCCACGTCGGCCCGACCCATTCGCACACCACAGGGCGCGTCCACGACATCTCGTTCCGGGCGATCACTGCCCTGTTCGGGCACTTCGGGATGGAGTGGGACATCCGTCAGGCGACGCCCGCCGAGCGGGGAACCCTCAGTCGGGCGATCGCGCTCTACAAGCAGCATCGGGGGCTGCTCCACTCCGGCGTCCGCGTGAACGCGGACCTTGCCGAGCCGAACCTCGCCGTTCATGGCGTGGTGGCGGACGACGGCGGTGAGGGCCTGTTCTCGGCCGTCGCCTTGGGTACGTTGACCGCAGAGACGCCGGGTCGGGTCGGAATTCCGGGACTCGATCCCGAGCGCACCTACCGGGTCGAGGTCGCCCTACCGACACCGGACGACGGCGACTGGAACACCACGTTCATCCAGACCTCGCCCCCCGCGTGGCTCGCGGAAGGCGCGACGGCGAGCGGCCGCTTCCTGGCCGAGGTGGGCCTCCCGCTCCCGATCCTCCGCCCGGAGCACGCGCTCCTGCTGCACGCGAAGGCGACCTAG